The Periophthalmus magnuspinnatus isolate fPerMag1 chromosome 17, fPerMag1.2.pri, whole genome shotgun sequence sequence CAGCGTTTGTCTTCAAAAGTAACCTTCCAGTCGATGAAAAACAgcagtccaaataaaacaaattccaTTTCCAGTCTCTTACCTCCTTTTATCAGTAAAAGTGTCTCTATGCAACATAGGTGTATACTTTACGATCCTCTGGTGTTCTTGCCAAGTATTCTCTTTCTATTAGTCCTTCAATACGCTTTTTTATAACCACAGGACTGGGGAGGAAACGGGCCCGAAGCTGCTGAGTCACCTGttaacacaaccacacacaaaacagttacaaacaagaaaataactCAACCAAAAATTCAAATAACTATCAAATTCATTTCTACCTCTGCCACCAAAACATTATGTTGCATCTTCTTCCGCGACTTCATAATTCGGACTATGGCAGCTTCAATTTCATGTTTTCTGTCATCATCCACTTTTTGTCGAGTTTCTTTCCGCTCAGGATCAGATTCTCCTTGTTTAGCagcaactaaaacaaaaaataaatgcttaTGAAAATTAATGTTATTATCTTGAAATGTTGAAATTGATATGAATACAGACCTGTTTGAATTTTGACTCTGTGTAGCTTGGACGTAAACTGATCATTAACTGTAAACACGTGGCCATTTTCAATCTCCTTGGACTTGGGCTCCTTGGTGAGAATTCTCTGCGTGGGCTTTCCACAGGCTAAAGATTGTAACGCTCGCACCAACTCTCGCTCTGGGATATCAGTTTCCTGTTGGATTTCCTGTTAACAAGAGAGTAAGATAGTGTAACTACTTTTTATGCAGAAGTCTGCATTAGCTTGTAGACTCTGCATTCACCTCAAATGTGCACTTTTCTCTGTTATTAAAAAGCATAAGGATCGTCATCTGGAAGGTGGAGACTTGCAGTATGTGCTTGCGGGTGTTAGAGCCTGTGACCTGAGCGCCGCCAACGCCCACCTCAGAACCATCCTCCTGTGATGTGTTTCAAAAGCAAAATTAAGGCTCATCTAACTCAATATAAGAGCAAATCCTTTCCCAAATGCTTGTAAATAAACTAGAGCTCTACCTTTTTAACCACACCATAGAATGTTGCATTTAGGTCTGCGCCACCCATGTGATGCTGCAGTGTGAGCTGTCGACCACTGTGCTTAGCGAGGTAAAACCTATAACACAGAATGCCCCAGATGAAGCCTCTAGTTCACTTATAGATTAGATTAAATCAAAGCCTCACCTTCTAAAGACTTCAAAGGCATGTCTGGGAGCAGGGGGGATGTTGCATTTGGGAGTTGCTGACTGAGTCGGCCAATATCCAGTCGTGAGAACTCTTACTATAAGGTCCACTCCACTCAGAGATGCCTGAATAATGTTAATTCACATTATTTACATGTGTTGATTGGTTAGTTTTAGCTTAGTCCTTCATCTTACCGATGTGGTCTGAATGTGCTGCCTGAATTCATCCATCGTAGTGTTTGAAATGCTCATGTCTCGGAACATTCCTTCCAGTTTTGAGGTGAACTGACAGCCACATTCTGTCTGTAAGATAAGAAACAAATTGAGTtcagatgaggaaaaaaatgttatttagacaatatattGTAAAGCATTCACCTTGAGCTtagaaatcatatttttttcagaatcgTCTGACACACTCTTGTTGCTCAAAAGCCTCCGGCCAAGATGCTGCTTGTAGTACCGTTCAAACACATCTTTTTCTTGCATGAACCTAAACAACACCATGGCTTTGTCAAGAATCGACTCCACCTCCTGTTCTGTCAGCTACACAGGAAAGAAGTATATCAGATGCAAATTCTTATACAAAATAACCACAAGTTTGGAATTTATTAGATGATAACATACCCCTTTGACTCCCTTCTTGAGCTTGTCATCAATAAAAAGGGATAAATACTCTGGTGAGCGAGAGTTAAGGTTGAGGAAATACTCAAAATCTCCAGCAATTGTTTGTTTGAAGAGTCTGTCGTTGTTGAAGGACTCGAGGAGGAAGCGGTCAAACCTTGTCTTCAGATCTAACAAACCCTGTTAGatgcaaaacatatttttaaagttaagtTCAACATTTACAGCTAACAGAAATTCTGCTCAAAGAAGTATTGTATTGTACCTGGATATAGTCCACAGGGTTCTTGCCTTCTCCTTCTTCCGACACAAGTGCTTTGCCTTGCTCTCTTAAGTAAGcactcatacactcacacatTGTTTTCAGACCATTTGGCACACGGCTGAATAACTTGTACATGCACGCCAAGTCTAAAACGAAGAAAACATTTCCAAATTAAGTGAAAAAATTATTGTATAATCACATTAGTTTGTTGAGAtcaattttgttattattttcattCCAAATGCTTAAATTACCTTCCGTCTTCCCATTTTTGAGCATATGTACAAGCCCAGAGTTTTCCATTTCCACAAtggttttcatgtgttttgaaATGAGCTCTCGTTCAACCACTTTGACAATGGGTTCCTCTGTGGACTTGTCCAAGCAATGCATAACCCGCTCAATCTCCTCATTTATTCTGGCCTCAACTTTCTTTATGTACACACTGGCACTGTTTTCAGCCAAGAACTTTTGGCTCTCCATCTAGttgtacacattttaatattttagtttgcaTAGATATTTTAGAAAAGCAGAAGGAAAACAGTAGGTTCTGAGGTCTCACCTGAAAGAACTCAGCAGACATATCTAAGAATGGGCCTTCAAAGTCCTCCTCGTATACCGTTCTTCCATCCAAACCAAGGATCATCAACATCTGACAAGCATTCCTAATGGCACCTCTACAAagtaacacaaacatttatttaacatacCTGTGCAACATGTATTAAGTCAGAACAATATTTGAACTAGATTAGAATGGACGACCTGTCAACGacttctcccttcctctcacGTGCAATCATGTCCAGTAACGTCTGTTGAAGATGGTCTCGAATGCAGCCATAGCGCACAACCTGATCTCGGAAAATGATCAGGCCCAGGTTGTAGACATTCTCCACATTATTTTGTTGAACATAAACACGGTCCTgaattaaagaagaaaaaaaagacaacagaCATTAGTAACAATATTCTTGAAGACATTGCAAGAAAACtttgaaacaaaaacagtttattttcgCCATTACTCAAACAAGAAAAGAAATAGACTCTTTGTTATACGTGATACAGTTCAAGTAGGAagttttttggcattttttttaagcaatgaCTACAACCAAAGAGAATgctaaaatacttttacacaaataTTTTAACAACAACATCCTTCAAACATTTTTCAGCAGAACAATATATAATTAGTTTGTCTTAAAATGCTTACTGCACAGTGTCACCTACCATATACATCAGAATGTCTCTGATCATAACCATTGCAGTTTGATGGTCATTCCAAGCTTGATTCAGTGTTTGcagaaaattattatttaaagagtTAAGCACATCCTCCCTAACCTAAAAAGTACACAGATAAATATATGGTAAAGCCAGATTAAATATctttactattactaatactattattattaaggtCTACTTACTTTGGTGATGAGATGTTCAGTTACAACCTCACGTAAACCAGTGTAGAGCTTTTCCCCATGTTTGTGGAGAACCATGGTGTAGGCATTCCTGTACAGCTCCTCAAAACTCAGCCCACTGTTGTTCTTCCGCTGGATCTCCTGGATGGCATTTTTGAGAAGGTCCCATATGTTGTTCACATACTTCTCATCCATGGTCATCTAAGGAGTAGAAGATTTTTTAAAGTAGGTTGTAGTGTTGATAAATACAAACAATCCTGTTATAATACCCAACCAAGTACAAAATCTTAATTGGTGGCTTTCAATTTTAGGTGACACCGCCAGGAAGTAAACGAAAACAAATGTTGAAACTGATCATTTTTAGTGactagggggaaaaaaatcttgcATCCTCACACATCACCACAACATACCAAGAAACCTAATCGAATAAGTCTTTTGTAACAATTGTTGTTATATTATGCAACTATGATAGCAGTCTGATCATAAAACGCTACAAGGAAGGAAGATTAGTACATTCAGCAAGGTCAAATGAACtctgtcacacacagacacacttttGTCATCGTTTCATACTTCTGGAGTCTACATTCACAACAGAAACGTGATATACACTCGTACATTTATAGCAAGTTGacagctgctgctgctacacCAACAACTACAATGACAAATGTCAGAGTTTGTACATGGCAGTTTTATGCAGCGTTACACTGACTTATACGTGTCAGCTACCGCAAAAAACAAAGACGCTTTTGCGTTGCCATAGAGCAGTGGAGGGAGCAACTTATCTTGTCAAGTGAGCTAGCCTTTCGGGCCTGCTAATGTTAA is a genomic window containing:
- the LOC117384971 gene encoding cullin-3-like; amino-acid sequence: MSNLKGGTKKDTKMRIRAFPMTMDEKYVNNIWDLLKNAIQEIQRKNNSGLSFEELYRNAYTMVLHKHGEKLYTGLREVVTEHLITKVREDVLNSLNNNFLQTLNQAWNDHQTAMVMIRDILMYMDRVYVQQNNVENVYNLGLIIFRDQVVRYGCIRDHLQQTLLDMIARERKGEVVDRGAIRNACQMLMILGLDGRTVYEEDFEGPFLDMSAEFFQMESQKFLAENSASVYIKKVEARINEEIERVMHCLDKSTEEPIVKVVERELISKHMKTIVEMENSGLVHMLKNGKTEDLACMYKLFSRVPNGLKTMCECMSAYLREQGKALVSEEGEGKNPVDYIQGLLDLKTRFDRFLLESFNNDRLFKQTIAGDFEYFLNLNSRSPEYLSLFIDDKLKKGVKGLTEQEVESILDKAMVLFRFMQEKDVFERYYKQHLGRRLLSNKSVSDDSEKNMISKLKTECGCQFTSKLEGMFRDMSISNTTMDEFRQHIQTTSASLSGVDLIVRVLTTGYWPTQSATPKCNIPPAPRHAFEVFRRFYLAKHSGRQLTLQHHMGGADLNATFYGVVKKEDGSEVGVGGAQVTGSNTRKHILQVSTFQMTILMLFNNREKCTFEEIQQETDIPERELVRALQSLACGKPTQRILTKEPKSKEIENGHVFTVNDQFTSKLHRVKIQTVAAKQGESDPERKETRQKVDDDRKHEIEAAIVRIMKSRKKMQHNVLVAEVTQQLRARFLPSPVVIKKRIEGLIEREYLARTPEDRKVYTYVA